Within Populus trichocarpa isolate Nisqually-1 chromosome 6, P.trichocarpa_v4.1, whole genome shotgun sequence, the genomic segment ATTTATGTTGGTggtgaaataaataaacagcAGAACAAACGCGGCGTCGTCTATTAGTACTGCTTGCTAGAGCGGAAGAGGCATAATAATCAGAGCAATAATATTCTTAGAGCATATATATAGAGCAAGGGTCAccccttttttattataaaaagtaaaaccaCACAGTTCCTACCTTAGGTCGTCGATTCACTTCAAAAATCTCAAGGAACTCTTCTTTCTCTAGAGGTCTCTGAGTTTTGGTTTAAGGAGAATAGTGATTAGTAATAATTTGGAAAGAAGAAAGATGCATTCAAATCACTTGCTTTTGGAGGAGCCTATAAGGATGGCTTCAATTCTGGAGCCTTCAAAATCTGTAAGCATCCCTTCatcctcttattattattattattattattagttgaATGAATCATGGCATGATCTGTAGTTtcattattgatttatattgattttgaattttttttttttgcagagtTTCTTTCCAGCAATGACGAAGATTGTAGGCACACTAGGTCCAAAATCTCGATCTGTTGAGGTTATTTCTGGTTGCCTCAAGGCTGGGATGTCCGGTAATACCTagccttatttatttattttttataaattattattattatttagtttttttttgttaaaatggaTCTGATGGATTTGGGATTATTGGGGGCAGTGGCTAGGTTTGATTTTTCATGGGGTAACCCTGAGTATCACCAGGGGACTTTGGAGAATTTGAAGGCTGCTGTCAAGACCACCAAGAAGCTCTGTGCtgtacgttttttttttttttttttttttatatatgtaaaaaacatatttattacgCTTATTGTAATAGTAATGTTGAAACATTTTGTGTTGTTCAGGTCATGCTCGACACGGTGGGACCTGAGTTGCAGGTTGTTAATAAAAGTGGCAACCCCATTTCTCTTCTGGCAGATGGTTTTGTTATTCTGACACCAGATCAAGAACAGGAAGCTTCATCTAAAGTTCTCCCCATCAATTTTGATGGACTATCTAAGGTTTGCTTTATATTCgttttcaccttttcttttttggctaTGATACTGCTGGAATAATAATTGTTCTGTTCTTATAGTTGATGGAACTGTGATTGGGTCAGGATACTAATGCAAATGGCCGTTTTAAAAAACCAGATGAAACTTAGTCCTCTTTGATGCTTTAGTGAGTTTGAAAGGTTTAATTCTGTCGAAATCTGGGTGGCCATGGGGCCAAACAAGAAGCTGGAactttgaatatataaaaatgtttttctacTATTtacaattgaaattgaattttttttttgtcatctgtttatcttatttaaaattaagtgtgcggggttttcttttttgatcaaAGGAATTGCGTGTTTatgttatatatttattttttccatacaATTTTTGTAACTATCAAATTGGTCTTGCAGGCAGTGAAGCATGGAGACACCATTTTTGTCGGCCAATACCTCTTCACTGGAAGTGAAACTACTTCTGTATGGCTGGAGGTAAGAGAAGTACATCTGTTGGTGGTCATTGATTATAGTCATCTGTCTAGTTCTTTCCTAGTGTAAATGTTATTTAATCCATTGTCTGAAGGGAAGTGGGATTCTTGCTTgcttatttattgaatatttcacAATGGTCTTAGCTTGTTTGGGTGATTTTATGAAGAATATGCCATCTCACACACAAGCATGTCTGGTTACAAAACTATGCTTGTACATGACTAGATGAGATTTTCCTGGAATTGAATTGAGCAGGTTTCTGAGGTGAAGGGCAATGATGTGGTCTGTGTTATAAAGAACTCAGCAACTTTGGCTGGATCTTTATTCACTTTGCATGCCTCCCAAATTCGTATTGAACTTCCTACTCTTTCAGATAAAGATAAGGAGGTCAGTCCTGGACCTAACTTCTTCAATTTAACAGTGGATGTCATGTAATAtttatcccttttcttttatgagtTTATTTGGTCTGCCTCATGTCTTTCTATCAAGTTTCATACCtggtttttttcctgttttgatTCCAGGTTATAAGTACTTGGGgagttcaaaacaaaattgacttCCTCTCATTGTCGTATACCCGGCATGCAGAAGATGTACGCAATGTAAGTATTTTCATGATTCAATGCCCTTTTGTTGCATCCTGGCTTGTATAATCAGTCATCTTGCTGTATTTTGTAATGgaactattttttataacttcAGTAAGAGTCTTATTTGCACTGTAATGCAGGCCCGTGAGTACCTATCTAAGCTGGGTGATCTATATCAGACTCAAATTTTTGCCAAGATTGAGAATATAGAGGTTTTTAGCATATACCTTTATCTCATAACTCAACTGATTTTGTATTGGCCCAAACCAAACGTAATGCTAGTTTTGTGTACTTAtttaaatctttctttctttcaggGTTTAACTCATTTTGATGAGATATTACAAGAAGCTGATGGTATTATCCTTTCCAGAGGAAATTTGGGCATAGATCTCCCACCAGAGAAGGTCAGTTCTAAGTTTAATGAAGCAGTCTTTCTACATATAGCATAAAGTTCTTGTGCTTTGGATTCATTGGCTATTTAAGGTCTAATATGTCTAGATCTGCATATGCTTGCCTTTTCTTGCAACTACTGTGTTTTATTATGATATATCTCAGGCACTCCATCTGAGAAGGTCAGTTTGGATAGCCTATACTTGTCTCTGTTGATGTCTTCTGCTATGTTTTACTTAACTCAGGCATTTTAATGATGTTATAGAAGATTGGTAAAGCTACAACATCTTCAATGCAGACAACGTATAATGAATAATCTGTTCCACATATCTAAAGTAGTATCATGTGTGTTTTCCAGATGAATAGAATGCCGATTATAGGTTATTagattttggaattttttagcTCACTAACAAATTCTTAGTTTGTTCTTCAAATTTGAAATCTTGTAATCATCTTCCATTTGTTAAAGCCAAGCTTTAAAAGCCATTCtttagcttgggaacaacttgATGACCAAAGCTTTAGTTTTCCCCGTTCAATGGAAAGGACAActgatttaaaagaaaaggagaactTTGCAAGATGTCCAAAAAGTCTTTCTTTGACTGCCAATGAACGTGATTCAAAGAGGTTTCAAATTGTATCTCAGGGATGGCATGTCGTGCATCCTATGATATGCTACTTATAATAGTTACTTGTATGCTCCTTGCTATATATGCCAATTTGTTACACTGGCCTTCGTCGGGAATAAATGCCTTATACTTGGTTAGAGGGTAGTGCCAAGAAAATGGTGTTGGTAGAGACCCCCAACTAATTTACCTCTTTGCATTTGCAGGTGTTCTTATTTCAGAAGGCTGCCCTTTACAAGTGCAACATGGCTGGCAAGCCTGCAGTGGTCACTCGTGTTGTGGATAGTATGACTGACAACTTAAGACCAACTCGTGCAGAAGCAACTGATGTTGCTAATGCTGTGTTGGATGGTGGGTTATTATCTTGAAATGTTTCTTGCGTCTAAGACTGTTGGCTGATACCCAATCTTATGTTTCCATATTACATAATTTCCATGATATAAGTTAGTGGACCGAGTCTTTGTATTGATAactatattttgttatattcacTGTATAGTTTTTATAGGATTGGCTATAACATGGAAAATTTGTgccttagttttttcttttttaattccttttatatCTGTTGCAGGAAGTGATGCGATTCTTCTTGGTGCTGAGACTCTTCGTGGGCTGTACCCTATAGAAACCATTTCCACTGTTGGTAAAATCTGTGctgaggtaattttttttaagacagcTATCATATCTTGGTTAAATTCTGGATGCAAGTTGCAATTTAAGAAGTGAGAGGTTTTGAATGAGTGCCTCTCGTGGACAAAGTTCTATAATAGCTAGTATGCCTTGAGGCCAAaatccaatttcatctttttttaagatataatcTCTTTAGATgtatttattcttttgaatgGTATTTTATTGCTTTAAATTTCTGAACTATATGGTCTCTTTCCCTTATACTTCTTTGTTAATGGACTTTATAAAACATTATGGTGTTTGCACTTGCTGCTTAGAAGATGAGTTGATCCTGCTATGATTATTTAGTCTTTTTGCACAACAACTTGAATTATTTGCTTTGTTCCTCATGGAGTTCATTACTTTTCTAGACTTTcgttctgtgtttgtttgtgtgtttgattattttttatgaactcTTGTTGTGTGTATTTGATgccttgaatatatattttatcggCTTAGATATTGTGAGGGCTTTAACTTCAAGACCTATTTTATTTGGAGTTCACATTTGTGATTTCTTGAAACTTGACATGCCCACCAGTGTTGTCAAAGGCTAAAGGCGCCAAGCTTGTAAAATGCCCGAGGCGCCAAGTGCTCGCATGAATGAACCAAGGCAATAtgctatagattaaaaaaaaacatgtataatattatattatttaaatctaaaatatatatatcttctcaattaagattagatcattagaaaatcaaaagaaaatataaaataccataacatAGTTGTATCTGTGTTTCTCTTCAAGTGTTGTTCCTTGACTGTATGTCTCctattttaatggttttttattcttttttgccctaatctttgttttttacaaaaatactcCTAAATTGTTTCTtgtagtaaattaaaaaatggacaGATAGGTCTAAACATAAATcagttaaaaagaagaaaaatccaacaaaaaagaaGTATCTCAAGCAGGTGCTAGCTTCAACACTTGATGCCTGCTCATGAGGCGCTCACCTAGGCAGCGCTTCATTGAAATTCATTGCCTGAGGCTAATAAAGGAAGGTGTGCACCTCAGTGCCTCTTGACATCACTGATACCCACATAGCCTTGATCTGGTTTTATAGTAATGATGTTCTGCTCTATATATCAACACAAAATATTGAATAAGAGTATGCTTGCAACTCTTATCCTGTAATCTAATTATTTCTTTCAGTGCTTGAATCTTGATACTTGACCAAagcagaaaaaaattattcagttATTGTTCGATTTCTTACTTTGTTCCTTTTAGCTTTTTTTCATCCTCTGTAATGTCCAATCCAGGCAGAGAAGGTTTTCAATCAAGACTTGTATTTCAAGAAAACTGTCAAATATGTTGGAGAGCCAATGACCCACCTTGAATCCATTGCTTCATCTGCGGTATTGCTGCTTTCAtaaccttttttctttaatgactTCATCGTGAGAACAGTCTGTAGGTTTTGTTGAAGCATTTCCATGTTTCCGATTGCATTTCTTATCGGTATTTTCCAATTAACTAGGTACGAGCAGCCATCAAGGTGAAGTCATCCGTCATTATATGCTTCACTTCTTCAGGAAGGGCTGCAAGGTATCTTTCTATTTATGCATCTTTGTTTTCTAGTGTGCTAATTGATTTAGCAAAGCATCAGTTTAGAATTTATATCAGATATAGAATTTCATATCATCTATTGAGTGTGAAATGCTTAATACATTACAATTGCAGATTGATTGCCAAGTATAGGCCAACAATGCCAGTTCTGTCTGTTGTCATCCCTCGACTTAAGACAAATCAATTGAAATGGAGCTTTAGTGGGGCCTTTGAGGTATGTTCTTGATTCAAATTTACTTTTTTCGCTTAACGAAGTTTGTTGGGGTTATATTTCTATGAAATGCTTTTCAACCCTCAATAATTTCCCCAAGTTCATTTCTGGACATGACAAGAAATCCCTGCAAATATGGCCACTCAATTCATGACTtgtaaaaaatttgaaagggATGGTGGCTGCCTGATATCCTACTAAACATATGGATTGATTTCCTGAAACAACCTGTCAATAATTATAGCAATAGCCTGTCAGCTTCTTTCCCCCCCTCTCTGGCATGTTAAATGAAAAGTTGAATTTCACATTGCTTATGACATCTTGTACCAATTAAGCCTTGTGCACTTTGGTTTCTCTTATTAGCTTCAACTCATTTAGATGGATTTAAAGCACAGGattgttttccttcttttgtCAGGACCAACTACAATCCTtccttattttaattatatggagGAGATAGTATTCCCTTGATGTGATTCACTGTAGTAGCCATTTTGGAATATGAAATCAAGGATTTTTGTTTAACCACTTTGTGTTTTGTTCCATTGAGAAATGTCAATTGTGCTTTGCCTGTTTCGAACTGATTTGGAAAATCTAGAGTTTTATTATACTCTgcaatttatttatgtatttttcactTGCATGCTCTTGACATTAAAGTTAACGAAACTTTGTTATCTTCGTATCAATGTCCAGGCAAGGCAATCGCTCATTGTCAGAGGTCTCTTTCCTATGCTTGCTGATCCGAGACATCCTGTAAGTACCTTTTTTCATTAATTCTGACTTGGTCACTTTGGTTTGCTTGAGGAGGAGAGGATATATTTGTCTTCATGTTCAGGTTTTGCTCCACGTGCATGATAAACATTTAATGTGTCTTTTGTAGATTGTAACTATAGTGGCTAGCATAGGTTGACTACTTATGGCGTGGCTAGGACTGATCATGTTATTGTGTTTGATCATCTATGTCACAATATAAGAGCTAGGATAATCTAATACGTTGTGAAACCACTCCT encodes:
- the LOC18100084 gene encoding pyruvate kinase 1, cytosolic, whose translation is MHSNHLLLEEPIRMASILEPSKSSFFPAMTKIVGTLGPKSRSVEVISGCLKAGMSVARFDFSWGNPEYHQGTLENLKAAVKTTKKLCAVMLDTVGPELQVVNKSGNPISLLADGFVILTPDQEQEASSKVLPINFDGLSKAVKHGDTIFVGQYLFTGSETTSVWLEVSEVKGNDVVCVIKNSATLAGSLFTLHASQIRIELPTLSDKDKEVISTWGVQNKIDFLSLSYTRHAEDVRNAREYLSKLGDLYQTQIFAKIENIEGLTHFDEILQEADGIILSRGNLGIDLPPEKVFLFQKAALYKCNMAGKPAVVTRVVDSMTDNLRPTRAEATDVANAVLDGSDAILLGAETLRGLYPIETISTVGKICAEAEKVFNQDLYFKKTVKYVGEPMTHLESIASSAVRAAIKVKSSVIICFTSSGRAARLIAKYRPTMPVLSVVIPRLKTNQLKWSFSGAFEARQSLIVRGLFPMLADPRHPAESTSATNESILKVALDHGKASGVIKSHDRVVICQKVGDASVVKIIELED